The genomic segment GTGTTTTGTTACAAGGGTTCACATGCCTGGTTTGTATTTTGCTAAAATCTTTCAAGtacatttttgtgataaataatgtaaatttgACAACACTCTTTTGTATCTGTTCTTTTAAAGCTATAAGAAGTTTTGTTATCCTTCAGATGTTTATAGAGAAACGTCACCAAAAGATTATCCATGAGAATAATTCTAACAaaggaaaacaatatttttattaaagaatgaAGAATGCTAAGTGTAATGCCGCATCTTAAAAAAGAACTCCTTACAAGTTTAAATGGATGGAGTCCTgaacatgacattaaaaataaatctgcatatGAATAATTTCTGGGTGCTAAAAGACTAAGTTGCAGccacaaaatgcttatttgaAGCAAggaaatactaatttgtgtgcacaaaattctaaattgtggccacagtgctaatttgtgtgcacagatCAATATATTCTGATTACAACATGCtgatttgtgctcacaaatttcAAATGTTTGCCTACAAAGTGATTCTAATTTGTGGCCacgaaaaaatattttttgttcacaaaatactaaattgtagccacaaaaatgctaatttggaccTGCAAAATGCtaatactgtaaaaataaaatgctgttttttgtaCTATTATTGTTATTTCACATCCAGTAGTCCATATCTGTGTTAATATTTAATGGAGCAATGTCAGTGAATGTTTGTGGAAGTGTGTTTTATGTGGGTAAAATCATTGAAATATTCTAATTTAGTGATTAGTCAATGGCTAAAATCAACTTTGAAAgcttttttatgtcatgtttaAGCAAAcattaaacaagaaaaagcatcaaataagagattggaaaaataatagCATTAAGttatagatataaaaaaaatcacgggttttatattgtttttttacactcGGGTCTCCGTAGGCCGTCGTGAGCATGCGCAGTACCGCAGGCCGTCGTCTCCCAGGGTTACCATCAACAACGCCGTTATCCACCATTGCTCCGTCCCTCGTAGGATTTTAGACATACTCCGTTTATTCCTAATTGTATGCTGCTTGTATGTATAACAGCCTTACAGTTTCGTTTCACTCAGGAAGCAGATAAACTAGCTCAAACATCGCTCAATACATGCAGTGTTTACGAGCCTCGAAcacatgctagcatgctagcatggtCTACTCCACACTCGTAACTTCATAAAATTGGCTTTTTATAATGACATATCAAGAGGTGGGGACACTAGCTTACTTCAAAAGTCCAAAAGCAACTAAAAGAACAACATTTCAGGTGAgttaattcatttgtttatcTGATAAATCAGAAATTAAAACTGGCATTTATATTTGTAGGATGAGCTTCAGGCTGCGGTGTCTTCCAGAGCTAGCAGAGCTAAATTGGAGCATTATGATTATTTTGACAATGATGAAGATGGTAAGTTGTGGAAGCAGCATAACTGGAAAAATTGCTGCAGCAATGTGAGGAATTTATGAACTGTTGTTTCCcatgtttcagattttttaaatgaactcatTGACTCAAGAAAAAAGAGGAATGCTTTCAAGGCCAGGAAAAACAAAGGCAAAATTAACAGCTTTGAGGTATCGGATGACGAAAGCActcaaagcagaagaaaaaaggtCTCCTTCTTGAAAACCCAAGCAACCAACTCCCCATCAAACGACACAGAAGAACCAGAGCCATTAAAAGATGATCCGTCAGTTGAATATAGTGGCTCTTTTTCCTCGCAGCAGTCGACACATTTGTCATCGAAAAACAGCGGCTTTGAGTCCACAGAGCCTGATATGACCGGAGATCATTCCAGTCCATCGTATCAAACATCCAATGATAATCTATCTTTGCCATTACCGTCTGACAACAGTGTGGCTGGAACTCCAAGTCCACAAGAAAAATACTGCAGCTCTGTAGTGGAAGAAAATTCATCAACACCAGCATCCAACCACAACCACGATATCTCAGCTGGTCTGTTTtcgttccttttttttttttaaagaacataaaaagttttatagATATCAAGCTTatatttccactttttttgttattcagatCATATTAAAGATAAAGAACCACCTAAGCCTAAACCGCGCCAAAGGACCTTTGGATTGAGATCTCATGTGACAGAGAAGCCACCAGAAGAAACCGCATCTCAAGATCCCAGTGGGCCCCAGACGTCTTCTACATCAATCCCCCTCTCAGCCAATACCTCTAGCTTAATTGCTGTAATGATATTCCCTCTGCTTTTGTTAATCTGTGTTATTTTGTGCTAGCAAAGTGAACAAGTTTGTTTGTGGCAGTGGACAGATGGAGACCAAGCAGTTTCAAGCCTCAGTAAATCCTCTTCCAAAGAGAGCCATCAGGTGGTCCAAAAGTCTGCGTGGGATTCTGATTCCAGAGGTGAGATCTTGAACGCCGATCTATGAATCATTCTTGTTAAGAGGAATGAAAAGTGTTGATTTTAGATCTGTTGTTTCAGACGGATTAATTTCCGATGACAATAGAGAGCCAGAGAGAAATTACTCTTCATCGTTTCAAGAATTTAGCGTGAGTCTTGCGGACACGACTAACTTTTAAAGCATAACTGACTACTATTACCTAACCGTTGCATAATTCTCTGCAGGAATCCTCAAAGGATCACACAGATCTGCCTTCTCAGTCCCCTGAAAAGTCATTTGATACGAGGTTGGCTTCCAATTACGACTAATAGCTAAAACTAAACAGGAATATGTTGGTTTTTGTTCTTCGGGACAActataaaactatttattgtACATCTGCTTAGTTTAACGTCTTCTAGTTCAATGCCAGTTGCCCTGAAGAAACAGAATCCTATGATTtgtgaaataataatttttcttctttaatattttaatcagGACATCGAGCTCCAAAACCCCAGAGAGGCCCCGGAGTGAGTGCTCCAAAGTAGAATCAAAGTATTTGGGAGCGCTCAAAGTTCTTGACCGCAAAGCTTCCCTGCAGGAATCTCAACCGCAGACGGCAGATTCCCTCAGAGCAGCTGTTTACCAGGTCAGTGCATGTCCGAGGCCGGTTTACCTGCTACAGGAGCCCCCACTCCAGCTGTCATTCTTCTAAATATGCTTCTCAtgttcagaaaatgtctgtgtgGTTACATCTGGATTTTGTTCTCCACATCGGGAAAACAATTTACATAGTTCCATTGTGGTAAACTCTATTGTTgttgaagatttgttttttttaaagcccttTCCAACTTGGAGTTGCTGTTAGGAgtcttttttcatgttatttaggtaatcataaagaaaaatgtagaaaatcaTGCCTGTATTATATATTAGAGAGTAAGATTTAGGTTTTGCAGCCAGATCTGAGAACTTGACATCTACTTGCATTTTATGattgagaaaaagaaatgcattctgcagctttacaTGACATGAAAAGGAGCTTTGATTTCATTGTGAATTCTTAGAGTCTTACTTCATTGctcttaattttttcaaaaagaatggAGTTTTCTGACTTTGGCTTCTTATTTGACTCTGGGATGCCATGAAAGACAGAGGAGGTCATGATAGACGTAAAGAGTTGATCTGTATTGTAAGACATGGCATTCATTCTTACCCTAATTAATtattgaatcaattaaaaaaacagttggttTAAGTGTTATCATCATTATTTAACTCTTTTTCCTGTAACTTAGGAAAAATATTGATCTTGTTTTAAAACCTttgtctggaaaataaaaaggaaattgatttattaatccttttttattgtaattctgtcgatattttaaaaattactgcAGCACATAAATATTGTTAATGTTTGCAGCATGACAGGTGAAAATGTACTGGAAATATTTAACCATACATGTTCCCATTTCTTAGCTAAATCtcagaaaatgtaatatttttggatttaagAATAACTATACCTTCAAGTGGGGAAAAGTTACCAAACAGAGGCTTCAGTGATTAAATACTACTGCATTAAATTGTgtaatattgtttaaaatgtttaaatttaccATTTAATAATGTATTATACATTGTAAAATGTTGGCTGCCCATTTTCACACAAGAAAATTTGtcagaaaacatttgttaacCACCAGGGGGCAGTACTTCTCTTTAAGTCAATGAGATAGCTGTGAGCC from the Oryzias melastigma strain HK-1 linkage group LG1, ASM292280v2, whole genome shotgun sequence genome contains:
- the map9 gene encoding microtubule-associated protein 9 isoform X2, with the protein product MTYQEVGTLAYFKSPKATKRTTFQDELQAAVSSRASRAKLEHYDYFDNDEDDFLNELIDSRKKRNAFKARKNKGKINSFEVSDDESTQSRRKKVSFLKTQATNSPSNDTEEPEPLKDDPSVEYSGSFSSQQSTHLSSKNSGFESTEPDMTGDHSSPSYQTSNDNLSLPLPSDNSVAGTPSPQEKYCSSVVEENSSTPASNHNHDISADHIKDKEPPKPKPRQRTFGLRSHVTEKPPEETASQDPSGPQTSSTSIPLSANTSSLIAWTDGDQAVSSLSKSSSKESHQVVQKSAWDSDSRDGLISDDNREPERNYSSSFQEFSESSKDHTDLPSQSPEKSFDTRTSSSKTPERPRSECSKVESKYLGALKVLDRKASLQESQPQTADSLRAAVYQEWQKKKREKSRENMQLKKKEELQKEQEKEKQEAKKEDARASYEAWKQRKGEILRAMAKERKDRAQRATQEKLEKRQSAIKMFENWKREHDHLLRDKYRKQKETENKLKERKQQKEEERKRDSQSAFSDWCEKKKNLLHEKLEMERKVVEYKAEEELYLKEEREKTALEMYENWLRRKDLKQKRQREQRRIQAELLDSQPPPWIPANKVIPFRK
- the map9 gene encoding microtubule-associated protein 9 isoform X1; this encodes MTYQEVGTLAYFKSPKATKRTTFQDELQAAVSSRASRAKLEHYDYFDNDEDDFLNELIDSRKKRNAFKARKNKGKINSFEVSDDESTQSRRKKVSFLKTQATNSPSNDTEEPEPLKDDPSVEYSGSFSSQQSTHLSSKNSGFESTEPDMTGDHSSPSYQTSNDNLSLPLPSDNSVAGTPSPQEKYCSSVVEENSSTPASNHNHDISADHIKDKEPPKPKPRQRTFGLRSHVTEKPPEETASQDPSGPQTSSTSIPLSANTSSLIAWTDGDQAVSSLSKSSSKESHQVVQKSAWDSDSRDGLISDDNREPERNYSSSFQEFSESSKDHTDLPSQSPEKSFDTRTSSSKTPERPRSECSKVESKYLGALKVLDRKASLQESQPQTADSLRAAVYQEWQKKKREKSRENMQLKKKEELQKEQEKEQKQEAKKEDARASYEAWKQRKGEILRAMAKERKDRAQRATQEKLEKRQSAIKMFENWKREHDHLLRDKYRKQKETENKLKERKQQKEEERKRDSQSAFSDWCEKKKNLLHEKLEMERKVVEYKAEEELYLKEEREKTALEMYENWLRRKDLKQKRQREQRRIQAELLDSQPPPWIPANKVIPFRK